TTGGTATTCTTATCATCGGTTATACATTTAATGCCTTCGGATATTTGCTCATATAAGAGGTTATAATATTTGAATTTTCAAGTAAAAGGAGTGTATTGAATATGATGATTAAAATTTTAGGAACCGGCTGCAAAAATTGCGTTACCCTTGCTGAAAACACGAAAGCTGCTTTGGAAGAGACGGGCATTGCTGCCGAAGTAATCAAAGTTACCGATATTAAAGACATCATGGCCTATGGTGTGATGTCCACGCCGGCCCTGGTTATTGACGAAAAGGTGGTATCTTTTGGGAAAGTTCTAAAACCCAAGGAAATCGTAAAGATTCTAGAAACTGCGAAGTAGAAAAAAATGAAGCTATCGCTAGCATTTGGCTTGTAGTGATTGAATAAAATAATTTTGGTATGATTAAAAGCGAGTACGATGAAAAAGTACTCGCTCGTTTTTTGCAGCTTACTGCAGATACTTTCATATTTCACACGTGTTTAAGTAGGAAATATCAAGAAAATGTCGAATCAAATATAATTAACCCATTCAAAGATTATTGGGGAGTTACGCCATGGATAAATTAACAGTCATTTTTGAATCAACGCTCAAAGCAATCGAGAACAGTAAAGAAGAAATATTCAATATTTATGAGATGACCCGCAATGAAATACAACGGTTAAAAAAAGAGCTGGAATTTATGCGCAGGGAAATCGAAGACACCATCAAAATGGTGGATACCCAGTTTATGAAAGAAAAACGCTTCCGTCGGAAGCTGATGGAAGTCAACAAGAACTTCGATAAGTTCAATGAGAAGCAGATGCTCGAAGCGTATTCGGAAACAAAGGATGCACAGGTAGAGCTGCAACTGCTCCAGGCGAAAGAGCTTCAGCTGCGTTCCCGCAGGGATGAAATCGAAAGAACGTTAAAAAATTTGGATATCACAGTGATTAAGGCTGAGGACCTGATGAGCCAGGTCAGTCTTGCCCTGCGGCTTTTAAAAGAAGGAATCAGTGAGATCAGTCAGTTCTATAGCAGTGACCAGAGAAAAGAAACCGCTTTTCAGATCATCAAGGCCCAGGAAGAAGAACGCCTGAGGGTCGCCCGTGAAGTTCACGACGGTCCCGCCCAGAGTCTGGCCAACATTGTTCTGCGTCTGGAAATAGCGGAGAAGCTTCTGGAGCTTGATCACCGCCAGGTGAAAAAAGAATTGAAAGAACTGAATATGCTGGTCAGGGATAATCTGAAGGATATCCGCAGAATCATTTTCGGACTCAGGCCAATTCCTTTAAATGGGGCGGGAATTGTTGATACCATCAATCATTATATGAAAAATTTTGAAAAAACGTATGGGCTGACCTGTGAACTTATCGTGGAAGGACAAGAAAGGGAGCTTGATTCTTCCGTAGAAGTGGCCCTTTTCCGACTGGTTCAGGAAGGGATGACCAATGTGGCCAAACATGCGGAATCTCCGAAGTGCAGGGTTCATTTGAATTTTCAGGATGACAGAATTGTCGGTCAGATTATCGATGATGGTAAAGGATTTGATATCAGCAATGGCTTGGATAATTCCGGTGCCCATTTCGGCTTGATTGGAATTAATGAGCGAATTCAGGCTTACTCCGGACAATTATCGATTCAATCAGAACTGGGCAAGGGCACTGTTGTTACGTTTAACATTCCATATTCTGAATAAAGGAGGAAAGGATCAAGATGATAAGGGTTGTAATTGCCGATGATCACCCGCTTCTCAGGGAAGGATTACGAAGAATTCTGGAATTTGAAGAAGGCATTCAGGTTGTATCCGAAGTTGGAGATGGTCAAGGGGCAATTAATATGGCGAGGAAGACGCCGTTTGATGTTCTGCTGATGGATTTGAATATGCCTGGGGTAAATGGTCTTGAAGCCTGTAAAGTCATCAGAAGGGAATTCCCGAACATTGGGATTTTGATTCTTACTGTTGATGACTCGGATGAAAAGGTGTTCCAGGTATTACAGCTCGGGGTAGCTGGATACCTGCTGAAAGACGTTATTCCGAAAGCTCTGGTTGATTCCATCCGCAAAGTATATGCTGGAGAACCCATTCTGTCCCCGTCGGTAACCGGCAAACTGCTTGGCCAGCTTTCCAATCCGAACAGTCCAAAAGATCATTTCGGATTAAGCAACAGGGAAATGGAGATACTTACCTATGTGGTCAAAGGCTCGTCAAACAAAGATATTGGCTTAACTCTGTTTATAAGTGAAAAAACAGTCAAAAATCATCTTTCCAGTATTTTTAGAAAACTAGAGGTTGAAGACCGCACCCAGGCTGCTTTGAAAGCAGTGAAGACGAAACTTATTACACTGGAATAAATTTTTTGTGGCTTCACAAGGCTGCAGAAGGGAATACGCATGAAGCTTTGTTTTTATGGTGCCAGTCAGACTGTGACGGGGTCCTGTTATTTGCTGGAAACAACAGATACCAGAATCCTGATTGACTGTGGAATGTTTCAGGGTTCCAAAATCATGAAAGAACTGAATTACGGCGCGTTTCCGTTTGATCCCAACCTTCTTGACGCTGTGATTTTAACGCACGCCCATATTGACCATTCCGGGCTTATTCCGAAGCTCATCAAAAAAGGTTTCAGCGGGCCGATCTATGCGACGACGGAAACCATAGAACTATGTTCTGTGATGCTGCCGGACAGCGGGCACATCCAGGAAATGGAGGTCACCAGAAAAAACCGCAAGCAGAGCAGGATGGATGTTCCATTAATCGAACCGATTTACACGGTTGAAGATGCAGTGAATGCTCAAAAGCACTTTGTCGAGGTGGCCTATAATCAAAAGACCGCGATCTCGCAATCGCTGTCCTTTCAGTTTGCCGATGCCGGGCATATCTTGGGCTCGGCCCATGTCATTGTCAGCGTCAAAGAAAACAACACGATGAAAAACATTGCATTTTCCGGAGATATCGGGACTTCCGGTCAGCCTTATGTCGAAGACCCCAAAGGAATTAAAGAAGCGTGTATGCTTAAGGATCCTGATGGTATACGAGATGCCTGTATGATTGTGATGGAAACAACCTACGGCAATCGGATTCATCCGGATAAAACCAATCGAATGGAAAACCTGGCCAGGGTCATTAATAATGCCCACCAAAAAGGCGGCAATATTATCATTCCGGCTTTTGCTATAAATCGGACACAGGACCTTTTGTACTACCTGCGCAAACTTCAAGATGACAAGAAAATTCCGGTAATGCCGATTTACATCGATAGTCCGCTGGCTGTTGCAGCGACGAGAATATTTGGGCGGAATACCCGGAATTTTGATCAGGAAACAAAGCAGCTGCTGGAGGCGGGACAAAGCCCGTTTGCCATGACGAATCTTCATTTGAGTGAAACCGCAGAGGATTCGATCCGGCTGAATGCGATACAGGGCGGCGCGATTATTATTTCGGCTAGCGGGATGGCTGATGCCGGAAGAATCAAGCATCATTTAAAACATAATCTGTGGCGGCACGATGCCACGGTCATCTTTGTCGGTTATCAGGCTCAAGGGACACTTGGCCGGTTTTTAACTGACGGTGCCAAAGAAGTGACCATCCATGGGGAGAAAGTGGCGGTCAACGCCGAAATCGTTGCGTTCCAAGGTTTTTCAGCGCATGCGGACCAGAATGAATTGCTGGCCTGGCTTAAAGCCGCCGGCGGCAACGCAGAGCATCTCATCCTGGTCCATGGCGAAGATGATGCGATTCAGGCGTTTTCATCTCTGGTCCAGCAAAAATTCGGAATTGCGTCAATCATTCCGGAACTGGGTGAATGCCTGGAGATAGCGGACGGTGAAATCAAGCGTCTGAAGCCTTCCAAGCCCTGGCTAAAGGAAATTGAAGATAGGATGGGTTATCCTGCGCCTCAGGAATGGCAGTCACATCTGTCCAAATCTGTTAAGCAAAGATCTTCAGAAGAAGGATCAGGGGGAAGAACGTTCAAACGCCGGAGAAAAGTTCTGCTTTCCGAAGCAAACAGAGCCTATACAAAACTGCGCAAAGACCTGAAACTATTCATTGATAGGAGCAATGAGCGCAAAGACTATGAAAACCTGATTGATACCTTTGAGAGCATTTCTGATCTTTTAAAAACAAGAATGAAACGGTAAAACGAATCAGATCCAGGCATACTCCGAGGTCTGACGCTTAATCCCTGACAGAAAACGCATGATCTCTTCGCGCCGTTTGACAGCGATTCTCCTGCCGGTCTTGGAGTACACTTTTTTGGGCAGTGCTTCA
This genomic stretch from Dehalobacter restrictus DSM 9455 harbors:
- a CDS encoding thioredoxin family protein, giving the protein MMIKILGTGCKNCVTLAENTKAALEETGIAAEVIKVTDIKDIMAYGVMSTPALVIDEKVVSFGKVLKPKEIVKILETAK
- a CDS encoding sensor histidine kinase, whose translation is MDKLTVIFESTLKAIENSKEEIFNIYEMTRNEIQRLKKELEFMRREIEDTIKMVDTQFMKEKRFRRKLMEVNKNFDKFNEKQMLEAYSETKDAQVELQLLQAKELQLRSRRDEIERTLKNLDITVIKAEDLMSQVSLALRLLKEGISEISQFYSSDQRKETAFQIIKAQEEERLRVAREVHDGPAQSLANIVLRLEIAEKLLELDHRQVKKELKELNMLVRDNLKDIRRIIFGLRPIPLNGAGIVDTINHYMKNFEKTYGLTCELIVEGQERELDSSVEVALFRLVQEGMTNVAKHAESPKCRVHLNFQDDRIVGQIIDDGKGFDISNGLDNSGAHFGLIGINERIQAYSGQLSIQSELGKGTVVTFNIPYSE
- a CDS encoding response regulator — its product is MIRVVIADDHPLLREGLRRILEFEEGIQVVSEVGDGQGAINMARKTPFDVLLMDLNMPGVNGLEACKVIRREFPNIGILILTVDDSDEKVFQVLQLGVAGYLLKDVIPKALVDSIRKVYAGEPILSPSVTGKLLGQLSNPNSPKDHFGLSNREMEILTYVVKGSSNKDIGLTLFISEKTVKNHLSSIFRKLEVEDRTQAALKAVKTKLITLE
- a CDS encoding MBL fold metallo-hydrolase RNA specificity domain-containing protein; the encoded protein is MKLCFYGASQTVTGSCYLLETTDTRILIDCGMFQGSKIMKELNYGAFPFDPNLLDAVILTHAHIDHSGLIPKLIKKGFSGPIYATTETIELCSVMLPDSGHIQEMEVTRKNRKQSRMDVPLIEPIYTVEDAVNAQKHFVEVAYNQKTAISQSLSFQFADAGHILGSAHVIVSVKENNTMKNIAFSGDIGTSGQPYVEDPKGIKEACMLKDPDGIRDACMIVMETTYGNRIHPDKTNRMENLARVINNAHQKGGNIIIPAFAINRTQDLLYYLRKLQDDKKIPVMPIYIDSPLAVAATRIFGRNTRNFDQETKQLLEAGQSPFAMTNLHLSETAEDSIRLNAIQGGAIIISASGMADAGRIKHHLKHNLWRHDATVIFVGYQAQGTLGRFLTDGAKEVTIHGEKVAVNAEIVAFQGFSAHADQNELLAWLKAAGGNAEHLILVHGEDDAIQAFSSLVQQKFGIASIIPELGECLEIADGEIKRLKPSKPWLKEIEDRMGYPAPQEWQSHLSKSVKQRSSEEGSGGRTFKRRRKVLLSEANRAYTKLRKDLKLFIDRSNERKDYENLIDTFESISDLLKTRMKR